In the Thauera sedimentorum genome, one interval contains:
- a CDS encoding FixH family protein: protein MHKPEPWYKQFWPWFILAIPGTAIVTGVIFLVISIKTWDGLVVDDYYKEGRAIVMTIDRLALAGKLGLSAGLSIRDDSLTVNVAAADPASVPDTIHLTIAHPTRGGMDQELVLRRHGGTFTGVIAPLHAGRWLFQIEDESRSWRMNGAAYLPTETEIRIDPSGS, encoded by the coding sequence ATGCACAAGCCCGAGCCCTGGTACAAGCAGTTCTGGCCTTGGTTCATCCTGGCCATCCCCGGCACGGCCATCGTCACCGGGGTGATCTTCCTGGTGATCTCGATCAAGACCTGGGATGGTCTGGTGGTCGATGACTACTACAAGGAAGGGCGGGCGATCGTCATGACCATCGACCGGCTCGCGCTCGCCGGCAAGCTGGGCCTGAGCGCCGGCCTGTCGATTCGCGACGATTCGCTGACGGTGAATGTCGCCGCAGCCGATCCCGCCAGCGTGCCCGATACGATACACCTGACGATCGCGCATCCCACCCGTGGCGGCATGGACCAGGAGCTGGTCCTGCGTCGCCACGGCGGTACGTTCACCGGCGTGATCGCGCCCCTGCATGCGGGGCGCTGGTTGTTTCAGATAGAAGACGAGTCCCGCAGCTGGAGAATGAACGGGGCCGCATACCTCCCGACAGAGACGGAAATAAGGATCGATCCATCCGGTTCGTAA
- a CDS encoding MBL fold metallo-hydrolase RNA specificity domain-containing protein codes for MELTFHGAAGEVTGSCARLRSERSTGLIDCGMFQGGKSAARKNLRALDFDLRALDYVLLTHAHLDHSGLIPRLVALGYRGAIHATAATVDLLEIMLLDAAYIQEKEAEWANRHNRARHVRRGWDAAPLYTVAQAEASLKRLRPHPYGQPFEPAAGLRCTFHDAGHILGSAIIELDVEQGGSVRKLVFSGDLGQPFRPVVRDPATLAEADYLCIESTYGDRLHRPMKETEDELVHAMQHTLEVKRGNVIIPAFAVGRTQEVIFVLADLVRKGRLGNLEIVVDSPMAAATTELSLRYDHLWDDETRGLLAWMREHPGRASVRFVQDVEESIALNDRHHGLVIISASGMCDAGRVKYHLRNNLSRRESSIIIVGFQAAGSLGRRLVEGARYVTLFGERVPVHADIYTIGGLSAHADQSALLAWLGNFHRPPRQTFVVHGEQRAAEAFRTAIESRLGWHEVNLPVPGEPNPLR; via the coding sequence ATGGAACTGACCTTCCACGGCGCGGCAGGCGAGGTGACCGGCTCCTGCGCCCGGCTGCGCTCCGAACGCAGCACCGGGTTGATCGACTGCGGCATGTTCCAGGGCGGCAAGAGCGCGGCGCGCAAGAATCTGCGCGCGCTGGACTTCGACCTGCGAGCGCTCGACTACGTGCTGCTGACCCACGCGCACCTCGACCACTCCGGCCTGATTCCGCGGCTGGTCGCCTTAGGCTACAGGGGGGCGATCCACGCAACCGCTGCCACGGTCGATCTGCTGGAGATCATGCTGCTCGATGCGGCATATATCCAGGAGAAAGAAGCCGAATGGGCAAACCGCCACAACCGCGCCCGCCATGTCCGTCGCGGCTGGGATGCTGCGCCGCTCTACACGGTGGCGCAGGCGGAGGCCAGCCTCAAGCGCCTGCGCCCGCACCCGTACGGGCAGCCCTTCGAACCCGCCGCCGGGCTTCGCTGCACCTTTCACGATGCCGGCCACATTCTCGGCTCGGCCATCATCGAACTCGACGTGGAGCAGGGCGGCAGCGTGCGCAAGCTGGTGTTCTCCGGCGACCTCGGCCAGCCCTTCCGCCCTGTGGTGCGCGACCCGGCGACCCTCGCGGAAGCAGACTACTTGTGCATCGAGTCCACCTATGGCGACCGCTTGCACAGGCCGATGAAGGAGACCGAGGACGAATTGGTACACGCGATGCAGCATACGCTGGAGGTCAAGCGTGGCAACGTCATCATCCCGGCCTTCGCGGTGGGGCGTACCCAGGAGGTGATCTTCGTGCTCGCCGACCTGGTTCGCAAGGGGCGGCTCGGCAACCTGGAGATCGTCGTCGATTCCCCGATGGCCGCCGCGACGACCGAGCTGAGCCTGCGCTACGACCACCTGTGGGACGATGAGACGCGGGGCTTGCTGGCCTGGATGCGCGAACACCCCGGGCGGGCCAGCGTGCGCTTCGTACAGGACGTGGAGGAGTCGATTGCGCTCAATGACCGCCACCACGGGCTGGTGATCATCTCCGCGAGCGGAATGTGTGACGCGGGGCGGGTCAAATACCACTTGCGCAACAATCTTTCGCGCCGGGAAAGCTCGATCATCATCGTCGGCTTCCAGGCCGCCGGATCGCTTGGCCGGCGCCTGGTGGAGGGCGCGCGCTACGTGACGCTGTTCGGCGAGCGCGTCCCCGTTCATGCGGACATCTACACGATAGGCGGGCTGTCGGCGCATGCGGATCAGTCCGCATTGCTCGCCTGGCTGGGCAATTTCCATCGCCCGCCGCGGCAGACCTTCGTGGTCCATGGTGAGCAGCGTGCCGCGGAAGCCTTCCGTACCGCCATCGAGAGCCGTCTCGGATGGCACGAAGTGAACCTTCCCGTGCCAGGGGAGCCGAACCCCTTGCGTTGA
- a CDS encoding PHA/PHB synthase family protein, producing MSRSTKTTPPQTLRRTIRQIHDTVEGSVDPLGMAAPIVHAQLAWLSHPQELAEHLARLSSDLWRLQTHTWKRALGMPSEDPIRPNADDARFADPVWTESPSWDLTKEWYLAFTHHLQDMLYETPGLSGKERRRAAFWWRKWLNMVAPTNFLWTNPVALRKAMESNGESLVKGFQNFLGDLRAGNVRMTSPEDFTVGENLATTPGAVVFRNRLLEVIHYAPTLPKVHAEPVVIVTPWINKFYILDLVPRKSMIRYLLDQGLDVFITSWKNPDASMREVGFDDYLEDGVHAAVEAARRFTGARQVHAVGYCIGGTALSMYMAWANRRYKADEVPVGDWTLFTTLVDFHKPGDIEVFVDEASIRYITRNMARQGYLDGKEMAASFRLLRSNSLIWHYVVNGWLYGEAPPPFDVLYWNMDTTRMPFRMHAWYLQELYLHNRLVQADALKVAGEPLDLGRIVQPLYAVSAEDDHIAPWLQTYKVNHHVGGAKRFVLSSSGHILGIVNPPVTPPKRKYWVADAHRTEPAEAWQARAEEHAGSWWEDWMAWLKPRCGELVDARPAASKDMPALAAAPGTYVLER from the coding sequence ATGAGCCGTTCCACGAAAACCACACCGCCCCAGACCCTGCGGCGCACGATCCGCCAGATCCATGACACCGTCGAAGGCAGTGTCGATCCGCTGGGCATGGCGGCACCCATCGTCCACGCCCAGCTCGCCTGGCTGTCCCATCCCCAGGAACTTGCCGAACACCTCGCGCGCCTGTCTTCCGACCTGTGGCGCCTGCAGACCCATACCTGGAAGCGGGCCCTGGGCATGCCCAGCGAGGACCCGATCCGGCCGAATGCCGACGACGCGCGCTTTGCCGATCCGGTGTGGACCGAATCGCCGAGCTGGGACCTGACCAAGGAGTGGTACCTGGCATTCACCCACCACCTGCAGGACATGCTCTACGAGACCCCGGGCCTGTCCGGCAAGGAGCGCCGGCGGGCCGCCTTCTGGTGGCGGAAGTGGCTCAACATGGTGGCGCCGACCAACTTCCTGTGGACCAACCCGGTGGCCCTGCGCAAGGCGATGGAGAGCAACGGCGAGAGCCTGGTGAAAGGCTTCCAGAACTTCCTCGGCGACCTGCGGGCCGGCAACGTGCGCATGACCTCGCCCGAGGATTTCACCGTAGGCGAGAACCTGGCCACCACCCCCGGCGCAGTGGTGTTCCGCAACCGCCTGCTGGAGGTGATCCACTATGCGCCCACCCTGCCCAAGGTGCATGCCGAGCCGGTGGTGATCGTCACGCCGTGGATCAACAAGTTCTACATCCTCGACCTGGTGCCCCGCAAGAGCATGATCCGCTACCTGCTGGACCAGGGGCTGGACGTGTTCATCACCAGCTGGAAGAACCCCGATGCCTCGATGCGCGAGGTCGGCTTCGACGACTACCTGGAGGACGGCGTCCATGCGGCGGTGGAGGCGGCGCGCCGCTTCACCGGGGCCAGGCAGGTGCATGCGGTCGGCTACTGCATCGGCGGCACCGCGCTGAGCATGTACATGGCCTGGGCCAACCGGCGCTACAAGGCCGACGAGGTGCCGGTGGGCGACTGGACGCTGTTCACCACCCTGGTGGATTTCCACAAACCCGGCGACATCGAGGTCTTCGTCGACGAGGCCAGCATCCGCTACATCACCCGGAACATGGCGCGCCAGGGCTATCTCGACGGCAAGGAGATGGCCGCGTCCTTCCGCCTGCTGCGTTCGAACAGCCTGATCTGGCACTACGTGGTGAACGGCTGGCTGTACGGAGAGGCCCCGCCGCCCTTCGACGTGCTGTACTGGAACATGGACACCACCCGCATGCCGTTCCGCATGCACGCCTGGTATCTGCAGGAGCTCTACCTGCACAACCGCCTGGTGCAGGCCGACGCGCTCAAGGTTGCCGGCGAGCCCTTGGACCTCGGCCGCATCGTCCAGCCCTTGTACGCGGTGTCGGCCGAAGACGACCACATCGCCCCGTGGCTGCAGACCTACAAGGTCAACCACCACGTGGGCGGTGCGAAGCGCTTCGTGCTGTCGAGCTCGGGCCACATCCTCGGTATCGTCAATCCACCGGTCACGCCGCCCAAGCGCAAGTACTGGGTCGCCGATGCACATCGCACCGAACCGGCGGAGGCCTGGCAGGCGCGCGCCGAGGAGCATGCCGGCAGCTGGTGGGAAGACTGGATGGCCTGGCTCAAGCCGCGCTGCGGCGAACTGGTCGACGCCCGCCCGGCGGCCAGCAAGGACATGCCGGCGCTGGCCGCGGCCCCCGGCACCTACGTGCTGGAGCGCTGA
- a CDS encoding universal stress protein gives MFKHLLVPTDGSPLSDSTVARAVSFARDAGARITFFYAQPDFPMPIYGEGALIDPTTPEQFARSAAEEAKRILDKAKGTADAEGVNADTDTTVNEVPYEAIIDAADRHGCDLIFMASHGRRGIASLLLGSETQKVLTHSKTPVLVYR, from the coding sequence ATGTTCAAACACCTGCTCGTACCCACGGACGGATCTCCACTGTCCGACAGCACGGTTGCGCGTGCAGTCTCCTTCGCGCGCGATGCGGGCGCCCGGATTACCTTCTTTTACGCCCAGCCGGATTTTCCGATGCCGATCTACGGCGAAGGCGCACTGATCGATCCGACCACGCCGGAACAGTTCGCCAGATCCGCAGCGGAGGAAGCCAAACGGATTCTCGACAAGGCCAAGGGCACGGCCGACGCCGAGGGCGTCAACGCCGACACCGATACCACGGTGAACGAGGTGCCTTACGAGGCGATCATCGACGCGGCCGACCGCCATGGCTGCGATCTGATCTTCATGGCGTCGCACGGACGCCGCGGTATCGCCAGCCTGCTGCTGGGCAGCGAAACGCAGAAGGTGCTGACCCACAGCAAGACGCCGGTACTGGTCTATCGCTGA
- a CDS encoding DUF3149 domain-containing protein: MAWNELFTTDIGLLSLFTIGFVVVMGAYIYRFAKRHIAEDAKRAETNQG; this comes from the coding sequence ATGGCCTGGAATGAACTGTTCACCACCGATATCGGTCTGCTGAGCCTGTTCACGATCGGTTTCGTCGTCGTGATGGGCGCATACATCTACCGCTTCGCGAAGCGTCATATTGCCGAGGACGCCAAGCGAGCGGAGACCAATCAGGGTTGA